One window from the genome of Methyloradius palustris encodes:
- a CDS encoding Crp/Fnr family transcriptional regulator has translation MPELGFTDDTNNLLSGLPGADRKRFIESCEAVTLVLGNVLCEVGEPIQHVYFPTESIISLVMPLDSGTGLEVGLIGNEGMYGLPLVLGVNIAPFHSQVQGAGPALRIERSTFIKVLGKSLSLERQLKRYVYVLMRQLGQTAACNRFHLVEERMARWLLMTRDRAHSSEFHITQEFLAQMLGVRRVGVTKAARSLQRKSLISYSRGNMKIHDSEGLERAACSCYHSDKQIYYRILNG, from the coding sequence ATGCCTGAACTAGGATTTACAGATGATACGAATAACCTGCTTTCTGGCCTGCCAGGAGCTGACAGAAAGCGTTTCATTGAATCTTGCGAAGCAGTAACGCTGGTATTGGGCAATGTGCTATGTGAAGTAGGCGAGCCTATACAGCACGTTTACTTTCCAACCGAAAGCATCATCTCACTCGTCATGCCATTAGATAGCGGCACAGGATTGGAAGTGGGCTTGATAGGTAATGAAGGTATGTATGGCCTTCCGCTGGTATTGGGTGTGAATATCGCACCCTTTCATTCACAGGTGCAAGGTGCGGGGCCTGCATTGCGTATAGAAAGATCCACTTTTATAAAAGTGTTAGGCAAAAGCCTTTCTCTGGAACGTCAGTTAAAGCGATATGTATATGTACTCATGCGCCAGCTCGGACAAACCGCTGCTTGCAATCGGTTTCATCTGGTAGAAGAACGTATGGCACGCTGGTTGTTGATGACACGAGATCGCGCGCATTCATCTGAGTTTCACATTACACAAGAGTTTCTTGCGCAAATGCTTGGGGTACGCCGTGTTGGCGTCACTAAAGCTGCACGTTCATTACAGCGCAAATCGCTCATCAGCTACAGCCGCGGCAATATGAAAATTCATGATAGTGAAGGCTTAGAGCGTGCAGCATGTAGTTGCTACCATTCTGATAAACAAATCTATTACCGCATTTTGAATGGCTAA
- a CDS encoding Crp/Fnr family transcriptional regulator translates to MHDQHSPKQNHLLNALPVAEYTRLLPMLELVEMPLGEVLYESGGQLKHVYFPTSAIVSLLYVMENGSSAEIAVVGNEGILGISLFMGGNTTPSRAVTQSAGFGYRLKAQLIKEEFSRAGPVMRLLLRYTQALITQMAQTAVCNRHHTVEQQLCRWLLLSLDRLSSNKLTMTQELIANMLGVRREGVTEAAGKLQRAGLIDYSRGHITVLDRPSLEKRSCECYTVVKTEFDRLLPSLHVIAS, encoded by the coding sequence ATGCACGATCAACATTCCCCTAAGCAAAACCATCTACTTAATGCACTGCCTGTTGCCGAATACACGCGCCTTTTACCCATGCTCGAGTTGGTCGAGATGCCATTAGGTGAAGTGCTATACGAATCTGGCGGCCAGTTGAAGCATGTGTACTTCCCCACATCAGCCATTGTTTCTTTGCTCTATGTGATGGAAAACGGCTCATCAGCTGAAATTGCAGTGGTGGGCAATGAAGGCATACTCGGCATCTCCCTGTTTATGGGTGGCAATACCACGCCTAGCCGAGCAGTCACACAAAGCGCTGGCTTTGGTTACAGGCTAAAAGCACAACTCATTAAAGAAGAATTCAGCCGAGCAGGCCCAGTGATGCGGCTCTTGCTACGCTATACACAAGCACTCATTACCCAAATGGCGCAAACCGCAGTCTGCAACCGTCACCACACGGTTGAACAGCAATTGTGCCGTTGGTTGTTGTTAAGCCTCGATCGCCTGTCTAGTAATAAATTAACCATGACGCAGGAACTGATTGCAAACATGCTTGGGGTTCGCCGTGAAGGCGTGACTGAAGCCGCAGGTAAGCTGCAACGTGCTGGGCTGATTGACTATAGCCGAGGCCATATCACAGTGCTTGACCGACCCAGTTTGGAAAAACGCAGTTGTGAATGTTATACCGTAGTAAAAACCGAGTTTGATCGCCTATTGCCATCGCTGCATGTCATCGCGAGTTAG
- a CDS encoding lipid-binding SYLF domain-containing protein, whose translation MNKVKHLLLVAVATFSISAFSNFANAATAEDLNKDAEQALQKLYKTNPFAEDVAKKAKAILVFPNIIKAGLVFGGSYGEGVLTEGGKVDGYYNSVSASWGLQAGAQSYGYVVFLMNDKAVKYIHETKGWEIGVGPTVVVVDEGVAKNLSSSTLKDDAYAYIFDQQGLMASLSIEGTKISRIKR comes from the coding sequence ATGAACAAAGTTAAACACTTGCTGCTAGTCGCAGTCGCCACATTTTCTATCTCGGCTTTCAGTAATTTTGCCAACGCAGCCACGGCTGAAGACTTGAATAAAGATGCTGAGCAAGCCCTGCAGAAGCTTTATAAAACCAACCCATTTGCAGAAGATGTTGCCAAAAAAGCTAAAGCGATTCTGGTATTCCCTAACATCATCAAGGCTGGTCTTGTGTTTGGTGGTAGTTACGGCGAGGGCGTGCTGACTGAAGGTGGGAAAGTGGATGGCTACTACAACTCAGTCTCTGCTTCATGGGGCTTACAAGCTGGTGCGCAATCTTATGGCTATGTGGTGTTTCTGATGAACGATAAAGCCGTGAAGTACATTCATGAGACCAAAGGCTGGGAAATCGGCGTTGGCCCAACAGTCGTGGTTGTGGATGAAGGCGTAGCCAAGAATCTGTCATCTTCTACTTTGAAAGATGATGCTTATGCCTATATTTTCGACCAGCAAGGTTTGATGGCAAGCTTGAGTATTGAAGGTACAAAAATCTCACGTATTAAGCGTTAA
- a CDS encoding phosphoketolase family protein translates to MSDTLSPALLHKMHAYWRAANYLSVGQIYLQSNPLLKSPLKLEHVKPRLLGHWGTTPGLNFLYVHLNRLIQENDLNMIYIIGPGHGGPGIVANTYLEGSYTEFYPAIERNEHGLARLFRQFSWPYGIPSHVAPETPGSIHEGGELGYSLAHAFGAAFDNPDLIVSCVIGDGEAETGALAASWHSNKFLNPARDGAVLPILHLNGFKIANPTILARISKQELTELMLGYGYEPHFVEGDDPMLVHQLLASTLDSVLAKIREIQNKARANNQTESHERPKWPMIVFRTPKGWTGPKTVDGKPMEGTWRAHQVPIADFKTPEHLALLEVWLKSYKPEELFDENGKFLKELAALAPTGHRRMGANPHANGGLLMHSLTMPHFHDYAITVLQPGSVKAEATRVLGKFLRDVMKLNLEKENFRLFGPDETASNRLDAVFEVSGKEWMAEIDGVDVNLNQQGRVMEVLSEHLCQGWLEGYLLTGRHGFFSCYEAFIHIIDSMLNQHAKWLKVTKDIPWRKPIASLNYLLTSHVWRQDHNGFSHQDPGFIDHVANKKSDVVRIYLPPDANCLLSVADHCLRSRHYINVIIAGKQPEWQWLDIDAAVRHCSIGAGIWQWASNDEGKPDVVMACAGDVPTLETMAAVTLLREYIPDIRICVVNVVDLMVLQPQSEHPHGLEDHDFDALFTLDKPVIFAFHGYPTMIHKLTYRRHNHHNIHVRGYKEEGTTTTPFDMVVLNDLDRYRLALDAITRIPRLADRVEAETARYWTTMERHKLYVSEHGDDMPEVKDWRWSS, encoded by the coding sequence ATGTCAGACACCTTGTCACCCGCGTTGCTGCATAAAATGCATGCTTATTGGCGCGCCGCTAATTACCTCTCAGTCGGGCAGATATATCTGCAAAGCAACCCGCTGCTAAAGTCACCGCTTAAACTTGAACACGTTAAACCAAGACTACTTGGGCATTGGGGAACAACTCCCGGCTTGAATTTTCTTTATGTTCATCTAAATCGCCTGATACAAGAGAACGACCTGAATATGATCTATATTATTGGCCCTGGTCATGGCGGGCCGGGCATTGTGGCTAATACGTATCTCGAGGGTTCATACACCGAGTTTTATCCTGCGATTGAGCGCAATGAGCATGGCTTGGCACGTTTATTCCGCCAGTTTTCATGGCCGTACGGCATTCCCAGCCATGTTGCGCCAGAAACCCCAGGCTCTATTCATGAGGGCGGTGAGCTAGGCTATTCACTCGCCCATGCTTTTGGTGCTGCGTTTGATAACCCTGACTTGATTGTCAGTTGCGTGATTGGTGATGGCGAGGCCGAAACAGGTGCGCTGGCGGCTAGCTGGCATTCCAACAAGTTTCTAAACCCCGCGCGGGATGGCGCGGTCTTGCCGATTTTGCACCTGAACGGTTTCAAGATTGCCAATCCCACGATTCTGGCGCGGATCAGCAAGCAAGAATTAACCGAATTAATGCTTGGCTATGGCTATGAGCCTCATTTTGTTGAGGGTGATGACCCAATGTTGGTGCATCAACTGCTCGCTTCAACGCTGGATAGTGTGCTGGCAAAAATACGCGAGATTCAAAATAAAGCCAGAGCCAATAATCAGACAGAGAGTCATGAGCGCCCAAAGTGGCCGATGATCGTATTTCGCACCCCCAAGGGTTGGACAGGCCCGAAAACAGTCGATGGCAAGCCTATGGAAGGCACATGGCGTGCGCATCAGGTGCCAATTGCTGACTTTAAAACACCAGAACATTTGGCTTTGCTCGAAGTGTGGCTAAAGAGCTATAAACCCGAAGAGCTGTTTGACGAGAATGGCAAGTTTCTCAAGGAGCTTGCCGCGCTTGCGCCTACAGGTCATCGCCGCATGGGCGCTAATCCCCATGCCAATGGCGGCTTATTGATGCATTCGCTCACTATGCCGCACTTTCATGATTACGCCATTACAGTGTTGCAGCCGGGTAGCGTAAAAGCGGAGGCGACCAGAGTGTTGGGCAAGTTCTTGCGTGATGTCATGAAGCTCAATCTTGAAAAAGAGAATTTTCGATTGTTTGGCCCTGATGAGACGGCATCGAATCGGCTGGATGCCGTATTTGAGGTATCAGGCAAAGAATGGATGGCCGAAATCGACGGTGTAGATGTCAACCTTAACCAGCAGGGGCGGGTGATGGAGGTCTTGAGTGAACACCTTTGCCAGGGCTGGTTGGAAGGTTATCTTCTGACAGGTCGTCACGGGTTCTTTTCTTGCTACGAAGCATTTATCCACATTATTGACTCCATGCTCAACCAGCATGCCAAGTGGTTAAAAGTGACTAAAGATATCCCCTGGCGTAAGCCGATTGCGTCGCTTAATTATTTGCTTACTTCGCATGTGTGGCGGCAAGATCACAATGGCTTTTCGCACCAGGATCCTGGCTTTATCGACCATGTCGCCAATAAAAAGTCCGATGTTGTGCGTATCTATCTGCCGCCTGATGCCAATTGCCTGCTCTCGGTCGCTGACCATTGTTTGCGCAGTCGCCATTACATCAATGTGATTATCGCTGGCAAACAGCCTGAGTGGCAGTGGCTGGATATTGATGCAGCGGTCAGGCATTGCAGCATAGGCGCGGGTATCTGGCAGTGGGCGAGCAATGATGAGGGTAAGCCTGATGTGGTGATGGCCTGTGCTGGTGATGTGCCTACCCTAGAAACCATGGCAGCAGTCACATTGTTGCGCGAATATATTCCAGACATTCGCATCTGCGTGGTGAATGTGGTCGATTTAATGGTGCTGCAACCACAATCCGAACATCCACATGGCTTGGAAGACCATGATTTTGATGCGCTATTTACGCTAGATAAGCCCGTGATTTTTGCCTTTCACGGCTACCCCACCATGATTCACAAGCTGACGTATAGGCGGCATAACCACCACAATATCCATGTTCGCGGTTACAAAGAAGAGGGCACGACAACAACGCCATTTGATATGGTGGTGCTGAATGACCTTGATCGTTACAGGCTGGCACTTGATGCTATCACCCGCATACCAAGGCTCGCTGACCGTGTTGAGGCGGAAACGGCCAGATATTGGACAACGATGGAGCGCCACAAACTCTACGTGAGTGAACATGGTGACGACATGCCAGAAGTGAAAGATTGGCGCTGGAGCTCGTGA
- a CDS encoding acetate/propionate family kinase encodes MHILTLNVGSSTLKFGLYRVDGQALEVLLSDTVHTTNPHLVIQEVAAKITALNLPAPDAIGHRFVHGGFKLRQHCLINDQVLQQLEDATAFAPLHNQKALGVIRATLAHFPGLPEAVCFDTAFHADLPEVARTLPIDKTLQAEGIQRYGFHGLSCESILQQLGDACPPRLIVAHLGNGASITAIKDGKSIDTSMGLTPAGGVMMGTRSGDIDPGVLIYLMREKHYGVAQIEGLIDHNSGLLGVSVVSSDMRDLHKIADSNPDAKLAIEMFCYSVRKQIAGMIAALKGIDMLVFTGGIGEHDVPLRATICRDLACFGIDAESDYGSNVQVLSSQENEQIARHTQALLEAGL; translated from the coding sequence ATGCACATACTTACCCTCAACGTAGGCTCATCGACGCTTAAATTTGGTTTATACCGTGTGGATGGGCAAGCGCTTGAGGTCTTGCTGAGTGATACCGTGCACACCACAAACCCCCATCTGGTCATTCAAGAAGTCGCCGCAAAAATCACAGCCTTAAACTTACCCGCGCCAGATGCGATTGGTCATCGATTCGTGCATGGCGGTTTTAAGTTGCGGCAACATTGCCTGATCAACGACCAAGTCTTACAACAGCTCGAAGATGCCACAGCGTTTGCGCCGCTACATAACCAAAAAGCGCTGGGGGTCATACGCGCTACATTGGCACATTTCCCTGGCTTGCCAGAGGCTGTGTGCTTCGATACAGCTTTCCATGCTGACTTGCCAGAGGTCGCTCGCACGCTGCCAATAGATAAAACATTGCAGGCTGAAGGCATCCAGCGCTATGGCTTTCATGGTTTGTCGTGCGAGTCTATCTTGCAGCAGCTTGGCGACGCTTGCCCACCCAGGTTAATTGTTGCCCATCTCGGCAATGGTGCCAGCATTACGGCCATCAAAGACGGCAAGTCTATCGACACCTCCATGGGATTAACCCCCGCTGGCGGTGTGATGATGGGGACGCGTAGCGGTGATATTGACCCAGGCGTACTGATTTATCTGATGCGAGAAAAGCATTATGGCGTAGCCCAGATTGAAGGCCTGATTGACCACAATTCAGGTTTGCTCGGCGTTTCTGTCGTGAGTAGTGATATGCGGGATTTACACAAGATTGCAGATTCAAACCCAGATGCAAAGCTAGCGATTGAGATGTTTTGTTACTCAGTTCGCAAACAAATTGCAGGCATGATTGCAGCGCTCAAAGGCATAGACATGCTGGTATTCACAGGCGGCATAGGCGAACACGATGTACCACTAAGAGCCACAATTTGTCGCGATTTAGCTTGTTTTGGCATTGATGCTGAAAGTGATTATGGCAGCAATGTACAGGTGCTAAGCTCTCAAGAAAATGAACAGATTGCCCGTCATACACAGGCTTTGCTTGAAGCAGGTTTATGA